A genomic window from Rhizobium sp. EC-SD404 includes:
- a CDS encoding TetR family transcriptional regulator C-terminal domain-containing protein — protein MDVRAKPRSRKSRLSEDQQPAEKRTRIQAINRGLIIDAALDIFSTYGFRGSTIDQIAEKAGMSKPNLLYYFPRKDDIYVTVLEKTLEEWLDPFEAIDPNGDPIEELRRYITLKLEMSARKPEASRLFANEILHGAPRIGHFLETHLKKLVREKAAVLSRWTSEGRLAPVDPYHLIFSIWAMTQHYADFDVQIRAVLGHQVDQPGHHEQTAQAVLTILLNGIRPRS, from the coding sequence ATGGACGTTCGTGCAAAGCCCAGATCGCGCAAGTCGCGGCTGTCGGAGGATCAACAACCGGCCGAGAAGCGCACGCGCATACAGGCGATCAACCGCGGCCTGATCATCGATGCGGCCCTCGACATTTTCTCCACCTACGGCTTTCGCGGATCGACGATCGATCAGATCGCGGAAAAGGCCGGCATGTCGAAGCCGAACCTCCTCTATTATTTCCCGCGCAAGGACGATATCTACGTCACGGTGCTGGAGAAGACGCTTGAGGAATGGCTCGACCCGTTCGAGGCGATCGATCCGAATGGCGACCCGATCGAGGAACTGCGCCGCTACATCACGCTGAAGCTCGAAATGTCGGCGCGCAAGCCCGAGGCCTCGCGGCTCTTCGCCAACGAGATTCTTCACGGCGCTCCCCGCATCGGGCATTTTCTCGAGACCCATTTGAAGAAACTGGTGCGCGAGAAGGCCGCCGTTCTCTCACGCTGGACCAGCGAAGGCCGGCTTGCGCCCGTCGATCCCTATCATCTGATCTTCAGCATCTGGGCAATGACGCAACACTACGCGGACTTCGACGTCCAGATCCGCGCCGTGCTCGGCCATCAGGTCGATCAGCCGGGCCACCACGAGCAGACCGCGCAGGCGGTGCTGACCATTCTCCTGAACGGCATCCGTCCGCGATCCTGA